CACTTGCTTacttgggaatctggaatgcgctgcctggaaaggtagtggaggccggaaaccttacaaactttaaaaaaatattcggatgaacacttgaaatatcgtaacattcaaggatatgggacaagtgcaggaaaataagATTAGCTTGCTTTTAGTGGTAATtattgttggcgcagactcgatgggccgaagggctttttctatgctgtatgactctgtaagaagtctcacaacaccaggttaaagtccaacaggtttatttggaaccatgagctGTGGTTCCAGTgagtgaaggagcaatgctccgaaagcttgtgattccaaataaacctgttggactttaacctggtgttgtgagatttcttactgtgcctaccccagtccaatgtcggcatcacCACCGTATGACTCTATATCTAACTTTATTCAGTTGTTAACTCGGGATTCTTCGTCCATAGATGTTGccgtgttccagcattttctgctttgagttcagatttccagcatgtgcAATACTTGGCTTGTGCAAACAAACTGGTCCAATTCACAAATTAAATCAAGAAAGACAAGTAGAGGCAGATCAACAGCTACAAAATGTATTGGACTAAATATATATGAATGCAGaacaatggcagatgaaatttaataggGTTGAGGTGTCTAGCTGCGTACTTGGCCTTGGTTAAGCACAGCATATGGTCCATTATAAGTTGATTGATCTTTTTAGAGGACTGTCTAGCTTCTTCTTGGGGAGTGGCAAGATCACCTCAAGACTGAGAACAAAAGGACTGGTATGTCTCTTTAGTGTTCTATTATTGTTCAGTTGATTTACTAGTGTTTCACAAGTGCGATTTACACAGAGACCGTCAAGATATTGGGGCGACACGATTAGCACTtcggcctcacagctccagggacccgggttcaattccggccttgggtgactgtctgtgtggagtttgcccattcaccccgtgtctgcatgggtttccttcgggtactccggtttcctccaaagatgtgcaggttaggtggattggccatgttaaatcgtcccttagtgtaATTGGGATTAGCaacgtaaatacgtggggttatgtggataggatctgagtgggattgttgtcagtgcaagctcgatgggccaaatggccaccttctgcattgtggggattctatgattcttctatgataatTATAAAACTTGAACTGTTAAAACAAATGATTTGCCATTTGAATgtcttctctcctcctcctcctctcacatATGCAGTTGTGCTTTGCTATATTTCTAAAGCAACAAAACGTTACATTCTTAACACCTTTTTAGTCTAATCCCTGGATTTACCCAGTATTCTGTAGTAAAAGTGCACTGTGATTTCCAGTGAATGAAATCTGACTAAAGAATCTATACCTTCACAAAGTGCACGGAGGATATTTgttgagaaaacaatccaagttttaaATTATAAAGATAGATTGTTAAATGATAAAATATTAATTTGGTAAATAAGCTTGCATTTTCAAATTAAAATACGTTCATAACAAAACCAAATACAGCAAATTTTAAATACTGAAACTGATTCAGAGTTGACAGATGTACAGAATATTTTGTCAGTAAAAGGTATTTCACAGACTCTGGAGGATATTGACCATTTTGTAGTTTCAGTGCTCCAATGTTTGATTACATTATTATCCAATGAATATTTTTCTGCTTAACTCTGACTTCTGTAATAGTATTCTTAGATTCTAGCCAGGAAGACCAAGGAAACAGATCACGTTCTTTCCAAGTTACGTACACACAATAGCAGCCAGTTTGTTTACTTAGCACTGACTTACTTCATTTGTAGCATTTTTATTCCGTTTAAATTCTTCTCTTGCCCAATTCTTAAGATATTGTTTATCTCCTTCATTTGGAATCTGATAAATGACTCTTAAAATCTTCCTGTACAAACTCAGAACCTTCTGTCGATGCATGAACTGGAACACAGATAACTCACATAATCGGACACCAACATTTGCAATGCTGAGCTAAAACAAAATAACACACACTTATTTCAAAGATGGTGTAAAATTAATCTTTCTGCAAAGATCCCCGAGGCACGTTTTTCCACTTTAGGCATCTACATTAAGGACCAAACATGGACAATGTGTAGAGCAAAACTTGCTCTGCTCTAACGCACCAATAAGATTTGAATGCAACCTCAAAACAGCACCTTC
Above is a window of Mustelus asterias chromosome 5, sMusAst1.hap1.1, whole genome shotgun sequence DNA encoding:
- the lyrm2 gene encoding LYR motif-containing protein 2; its protein translation is MAAGRLPAGVLSFKQFMHRQKVLSLYRKILRVIYQIPNEGDKQYLKNWAREEFKRNKNATNEDVVRMMFTHGNLQLKELEKMLQLTK